The following coding sequences lie in one Pseudomonas sp. B33.4 genomic window:
- a CDS encoding GNAT family protein, giving the protein MPTTLQGQRILLRPLEYSDAAALLHAAADGELWNLTVTVVPSASTVDSYLKKALDGRDAGTVMPFVIVLKETGEVIGSTRFWKIDTLNRKLEIGSSWIAASWQKSFVNTEAKYLMLRHAFEVLDCVRVQFTTDENNEKSRNAILRLGAQQEGIVRHERIMPDGRKRNSVRFSIIDDEWPQVRRHLEQKLVGYR; this is encoded by the coding sequence ATGCCAACCACGCTGCAAGGTCAGCGCATTCTCCTGCGCCCGCTTGAGTATTCCGATGCCGCCGCCCTGCTCCATGCGGCCGCTGACGGCGAATTGTGGAACCTCACCGTCACCGTGGTGCCTTCGGCCAGCACGGTCGACAGTTATCTGAAAAAGGCACTCGATGGGCGTGACGCTGGCACCGTGATGCCGTTCGTCATCGTTCTCAAAGAGACCGGCGAAGTCATCGGCTCCACGCGTTTCTGGAAGATCGACACGCTCAATCGCAAGCTGGAAATCGGCAGCAGCTGGATCGCGGCGAGCTGGCAGAAATCCTTCGTCAACACCGAAGCCAAGTACCTGATGCTGCGTCACGCCTTCGAAGTCCTCGATTGCGTGCGCGTGCAGTTCACCACCGACGAGAACAACGAGAAGTCACGCAACGCGATCCTGCGCCTTGGCGCGCAACAGGAAGGCATCGTCCGGCATGAGCGGATCATGCCGGACGGGCGCAAGCGCAACTCGGTGCGCTTCAGCATCATCGACGACGAGTGGCCGCAGGTGCGTCGGCACCTGGAACAGAAACTCGTCGGCTACCGGTAA
- the xth gene encoding exodeoxyribonuclease III, translating into MKNLRIATYNVNGLRARLPNLLDWLKREQPDIACLQELKSLDSAFPAAELEAAGYGAIWQGQASWNGVAILARDAQPLESRRGLPGDPDDKHSRYLEAAVHGVLVGCLYLPNGNPQPGPKFDYKLAWFERLISYAKDLQSSDHPVVLAGDYNVVPTDMDIYNTRSWLKDALLQPQSRECYQRLLDQGWTDSLRHLYPEDRLYTFWDYFRQHWQTNSGLRIDHLLLNPALSPYLHEAGVDAWVRNEPHASDHAPTWIRIGSRKKR; encoded by the coding sequence ATGAAAAACCTGCGGATCGCCACCTACAACGTCAACGGTTTACGCGCGCGTCTGCCGAACCTGCTGGATTGGCTCAAGCGCGAGCAACCGGATATCGCCTGCCTGCAAGAACTCAAATCCCTCGACAGCGCATTTCCTGCAGCAGAACTGGAAGCCGCCGGTTATGGCGCGATCTGGCAAGGCCAGGCGTCGTGGAACGGCGTGGCGATTCTCGCCCGTGACGCGCAACCGCTGGAGAGTCGACGCGGTCTGCCGGGCGATCCGGATGACAAGCACAGTCGTTATCTGGAAGCGGCGGTGCATGGCGTACTCGTCGGTTGCCTGTACCTGCCCAACGGCAATCCGCAGCCGGGACCGAAATTCGATTACAAACTGGCCTGGTTCGAACGGCTGATCAGCTACGCCAAAGACCTGCAAAGCAGCGATCACCCGGTGGTGCTGGCCGGTGACTACAACGTCGTGCCCACTGACATGGACATCTACAACACCCGCTCGTGGCTCAAGGATGCGTTGCTGCAACCGCAGAGCCGCGAGTGTTATCAGCGCCTGCTCGATCAGGGCTGGACCGATTCGCTGCGCCATCTGTATCCCGAGGATCGTCTCTATACGTTTTGGGATTATTTCCGCCAACACTGGCAAACCAACTCCGGACTGCGCATCGATCATCTGCTGCTCAACCCGGCGCTGAGTCCGTATCTGCATGAGGCCGGGGTCGACGCCTGGGTGCGCAACGAGCCGCATGCCAGCGACCATGCGCCGACGTGGATTCGTATCGGCTCACGCAAGAAACGCTAG
- a CDS encoding arylamine N-acetyltransferase family protein, whose protein sequence is MSEPRLKNLKLYLQRLGFDAPPAPTLANLRLLQWRHTGAFAFENLATITGAPVLIDLPSIEEKVLLGGRGGYCYELNNLFFNLLLELGFDARAISGRVVMNQPEGSWTARTHRLSLVTLDGVRYITDVGFGGMVPTAPLLLDTEAEQTTPHEPYRIEKQADGYMLRANVAGEWRSMYLFDLQRQEDIDFTIGNWYVSAHPDSPFTQRLMVARTGDGWRKTLNNGSFAVHRTGASSERREVTQVDELIELLAREFALHLPDLPHIRQALARMITPVSV, encoded by the coding sequence ATGAGCGAGCCACGCCTGAAGAATCTGAAGCTGTATCTGCAACGCCTGGGTTTTGATGCACCACCAGCGCCGACGCTGGCGAACCTGCGGCTGCTGCAATGGCGCCACACCGGTGCCTTTGCGTTCGAGAATCTGGCGACGATTACCGGAGCGCCAGTGCTGATCGATCTGCCATCGATTGAAGAGAAAGTTCTGCTCGGCGGTCGCGGTGGCTACTGCTACGAGCTGAATAATCTGTTTTTCAACCTGTTGCTGGAACTGGGTTTCGACGCTCGCGCCATCAGCGGGCGCGTGGTGATGAATCAGCCGGAAGGCAGTTGGACGGCGCGCACGCACCGCTTGAGTCTGGTCACGCTAGACGGTGTGCGCTACATCACCGACGTAGGCTTCGGCGGCATGGTGCCGACTGCGCCGCTGCTTCTCGATACCGAAGCCGAACAAACCACACCGCACGAACCCTATCGCATCGAAAAGCAAGCTGATGGCTACATGCTGCGCGCCAATGTCGCGGGCGAGTGGCGGTCGATGTATCTGTTCGATTTGCAACGCCAGGAAGACATCGATTTCACCATTGGCAACTGGTACGTCTCGGCCCATCCCGACTCTCCGTTTACCCAACGCCTGATGGTCGCGCGTACTGGCGATGGCTGGCGCAAGACGCTGAACAACGGCAGCTTCGCTGTTCATCGCACGGGCGCCAGCAGTGAGCGGCGCGAGGTGACGCAGGTCGATGAGCTGATTGAATTGCTGGCGCGCGAGTTTGCTCTGCACCTGCCGGATCTGCCCCACATACGGCAGGCT